Part of the Xanthomonas sp. SI genome is shown below.
TCTGGCCGCGATCGGTGCGGCCGCCTACCTGATGCATGCCTACGCGGTGCGCAAGGAAGGCCTGGTGCAGCGGCTGGGCGCGCTGCAGGCGCGGGCGATGACGCTGCGCGTGGCGGTCGCGCCGGTGGTGTTCGCGCTGTGCATCCCGCTGGCGATGGTCGCTCCGGTACTCGGGCGGCTGGGCTTCGTGGCGGTGTTCGTGCTGCAGTGGGTGGTGATGCGCGTGTACCGGCGGCGCATCCTGCAGGCCGCCGCGGCGACTTGATTCTTTCCTTTCCCAGAGCATTGCGATGACCTCCATCCCCGAATCCTGCGACCTGCTGATCGAAGCCGGCTACGTGGTCCCGATCGAGCCGCATGCGGTGGTGCTGGAAGACCACGCGGTGGCGGTGCGCGGCAGCGAGATCGTCGCGGTGCTGCCGATCGCCGAGGCGCGTGCGCGCTTTTCCGCCGCGCGCACCGTGTCGCGCCCGGACGCGGCGCTGCTGCCGGGCCTGGTCAACGCGCACACCCACAACCCGATGACGCTGTTGCGCGGCATCGCCGACGACCTGCCGCTGATGGTGTGGCTGCAGCAGCACATCTGGCCGGTGGAGACCGCGGTGATCGGCCCGGAGTTCGTCGCCGACGGCACCGCGCTGGCGATCGCCGAGATGCTGCGCGGCGGCACCACCTGCGCCAACGAGAACTACTTCTTCTCCGACGTGCAGGCCGCGGTGTACAAGCAGCACGGGTTCCGCGCGCGTGTGGGCACGGTGATCATCGATTTCCCGACCGCCTGGGCCAAGACCTCCGACGAATACTTCGAACGCGCCTGCGAGGTGCACGACCAGTGGCGCGACGATCCGCTGATCGGCATCGCCTTCGCCCCGCACGCGCCGTACACGGTCAACGACGCGAACTTCGAGCGGGTGCGGATGCTGTCCGACCAGCTCGACGTGCCGGTGCACCTGCATACCCACGAGACCGCGCAGGAAATCGCCGACTCGCTCAAGCAGTACGGCCAGCGCCCGCTGGCGCGGCTGGACCGGCTGGGCCTGGTCAACGACCGCCTGATCGCGGTGCACATGACCCAGCTCACCGACGCCGAGATCCACCTGTGCGCCGAGCGCGGGGTCAGCGTGGTGCATTGCCCCGAATCCAACCTCAAGCTCGCCTCCGGCTTCTGCCCGGCCTGCGCGCTGCAGCGCGCGGGCGTGAACCTGGCGATCGGCACCGACGGCTGCGCCAGCAACAACGACCTGGACATGTTCAGCGAGAACCGCACCGCGGCGATCCTGGCCAAGGCGGTGGCCAACGACGCCACCGCGCTGGACGCGGCGACCACGCTGCGCGCGGCCACGCTGGGCGGCGCGCGCGCGCTCGGCTTCGGCGAGAAGATCGGTTCGATCGAGGTCGGCAAGCAGGCCGACCTGATCTGCGTGGACCTGTCGGCGCTGGAGACCCAGCCGCTGCACAACGTGCTGTCGCAACTGGTCTATGCGGCCGGCCGGCAGCAGGTCAGCGATGTGTGGATCGCCGGCCAGCGCAAGCTCGATCAGCGCGTGCTGGTGGACATGGATACCGACGCGCTGGTCGCCAACGCGCGGCAATGGCGCGAACGCATCCGCAGCGTGCACGCCTGATCCGCTTTACTGCCGTGCCGCGATCCGCGCGCGGCCCAACCGAGACGCCGTCATGACCGCTTCCGCTTCCAATACGTCCGCCAATTTCGATCAGGCCGAACTGGACAAGTTCGGCGCGCTGGCCACCCGCTGGTGGGACGCCGACGGCCCGCAGAAGCCGCTGCACGCGCTGAACCCGGTGCGCCTGCGCTACGTCGCCGAGCGGCTGCCGCTGCGCGGCGCCAGCGTGCTCGACGTGGGCTGCGGCGGCGGCCTGCTCAGCGAGGCGCTGGCCAAAGAGGGCGCGCAGGTCACCGCGATCGACCTGTCGCCGGAACTGGTCAAGGTGGCGCGGCTGCACCAGTTCGAATCCGGGGTGGAGGTCGACTACCGCGTGCAGTCGGTCGAGGACCTGGCCGCCGAGCGCCCGGGCAGTTTCGACGCGATCACCTGCATGGAGATGCTCGAGCACGTGCCCGATCCGGCGGCGATCGTGCGCGCCTGCGCGACCCTGCTCAAGCCCGGCGGCCAGCTGTTCCTGTCCACGCTCAACCGCACCCCGGCCGCGTTCGCGCTGGCCATCGTCGGTGCCGAGTACGTGGCGCGGCTGTTGCCCACCGGCACCCACCGCTACCAGGATTTCATCAAGCCGGCCGAACTGGCGGCCTGGCTGCGCCAGGCCGAGCTGCAGCTGCACGACGTCAGCGGCATGCTGTACGAGCCGTGGCGCAACCGCGCGCGGCTGTCCACGCGCACCGAGGTGAATTACCTGGCGTGTGCGGTGAAGCCGTGATTCGGGAGTCGGGATTCGGGATTGGCAGAAGCATGTGTGCGTGCGCGTGATGCCTTCCGATTCCCGAAGCCAGGATCGCGGCGCTCAGCCGCCGCAGGCCACGGCATCGCGGAATTTCCCGCGCGCGGTGCTGTTCGACCTGGATGGCACGCTGCTCGATAGCGCGCCGGATCTGCTGGCCGCGGCCAATGCGCTGCTGGCCGACCGCGGGCGCGATGCGCTGACCCTGGAGCAGCTGCGTCCGGTGGTGTCCAAGGGCTCGCGGGCGATGCTGGGCGTCGCCTTTCCCGAGTTGCCGGCCGCGGAGCGCGATGCGCTGATTCCCGATTTCCTGCGCCAGTACGAAAGGCGGATCGGCCGGCATTCGCAGCTGTTCGACGGCATCGCGGCGCTGCTGCAGCGGCTGGAAGATGCCGGCTGCGTGTGGGGCATCGTCACCAACAAGCCCGAATACCTGGCGCGGCTGATCCTGCCGCAGCTGGGCTGGGAACGGCGTTGCGCGGTGCTGATCGGCGGCGACACGCTGGCCGAGCGCAAGCCGCACCCGCTGCCGCTGCAGGTCGCCGCGCAGCGTTTGGACGTACCGCCGCAGCAGGTCGCCTACGTCGGCGACGATGAACGCGACATCCTCGCTGCGCGCGCCGCCGGCATGGCCTCGGTGGCGGTGCTGTGGGGCTATCGCCTGGACGGCGAGGATCCGCTGGCCTGGCGCGCCGATGCGCTGGTCGCCGCCCCTGCCGACTTGCTCGATGCGAGCGCCTGGCCCGGCGCGTCGCAGCTTCCCTGACTTTCCGGACCTTCCGATCGCATGAGCAGTACCTCCGCCCTGGATGCCTTCCTCGACAAATGGCGCAGCCGCTGGCCGGAATGGACGGTGGCCGAGACTTTCGTGCCGGCGCCGCAGCGCATACGCGCGGTGGCTTGGTTCGCGCTGCTGCAGGAATTCGACGACATCCTCAACATCGCCGGCGATCCGTTGCCGGCCGACGCCAAGCTGGCGTGGTGGGGCGAGGAATTGCGCAGCTGGGCCGGGCAGCGCTCGCGGCATCCGCTGGGGCGGGTGCTGGAGCCGGTCGCCGCGCCATGGGCGCAACTGGCCGAGGCCTTGCCGGGGCTGCTCGCCTCGCGCGCGGCCGCGGCCGATCCGGCGCATGCCTACGAGCGCCTGGAGGCGTTCGCGCTGGCCGCGGCGCAGGTCGAATGCAAGGTGTTCGAGGACCAGCGCGACGCCGCGGCGGCGCTGGCCACGCAGGTGCTGGCGCAGCGGCTCGCCGACGCCGGCATCGCCGCGGTGCCGCTGTCGCTGCGCGGCGGCGAGGCGGCGCAGGCGCAGCAGCGCTGGGCACAGGCCTTGCTGCAGCGCTGGCCGCGGCGCGTGGCCGGGCCGCGGCCGCGGCGCATCGTGTCGGCGCTGGCGCGTGCGCGGATCGCGCAGCAGGCCAGCGCTGCGCGCAAGCCGCCGAGCCAGATGGCCACGCTGTGGCGCGCCTGGTGGGCCGGCCTGGGCTGAGCGCCGGGCACGGCCGATCCAGGCGCGCGGCTCAGTTGGCGCTGCCGGCGCCGCTGTTGGCGTACTCGAAGAAGCGGTTGGCCGACTGCGTGCAGCCGCTGCTGCAATACGGGCGGCCGACCGTGGACGCGTTCCACGGCGCGCTCTTGCGCACGTGCGCGCCCAGGCTGGACTCGCGGATCACCACCTTGCCGTTGGGCGAGCTGCCGTTGACGTAGTTGGACAGGCTGCCGACGCTCTCGTCCCAGGCGCGGCCCAGGTACACGGTGTTCGCCGACGGGCTGCCGATCGCATCGAAGGTGCTGGCCACGGCCAGGAAACCGTAGCCGCTGCCGGGGCGGGTGCTGGGGGCGAAGATCACGCCGCCGCTGTTGGCGCCGCGGCGCGCGGCGGTATAGCGGATGGTGCTGCCGGAGAACACGGCCACGCCCGAGCCGAAGATGAAGTCGGTGTCGCCCTCGATGCTGCCGCCCTTGAAGAACGCGCGGATCACCGTGTTGGCGCTGCCGCCGCTGACCAGCAGGGTGTCCTGGTTGCCGGTGAGCGCCACGTTCTCCAGCACCGCCTTGTCGCCGCGCAGCGCCAGCGCCACCGCCGACTGGTTGCTGCTGGCGTAGGTGTCCTCGACGTAGCTGTTGACGATCGCCAGGTTGCGCGCCTGGAACTGCGCCGCGCGCACGGTGACGGTGCCGCTGTCGGAGGTGCCGACGGTGCTGCTGGACGCGTTGCTGGCGCAGGGGTGGGTGGCGCTGCCGCTCGGTTTCGGCGTCGGGTTGGCGTTGCCGAAGCTGATGGTGGTGTTGGCCGGCGCGCTGCCCAGGCCGAACAGGGTGATCGGCGGCGCCGCCGCGGGCACGCAGACCACTTCCTTGTAGGTGCCGGGCTTGACGCTGATGTAGCGCCGCATCGTGCCGCCAGCCGCGACCGCGGCATCGACCGCGGCCTGCACAGTGCGGTAGCGGGTGGAGCCGTCGGCGGCGACCGCGTAGTCGGCGGTGAGCAGGGCGACGCCGGCGCTGGGGTTCCAGTTGTCGGTCGTCAGTGCGCCGATGGTGCCGGCCTGGGCCAGGTGCTTGGCGACGGTCTGGTTGGCCGCTTCCGAACTGGTCAATTGCGGCCGGGAGGCGGTACCGGTCAGCGCCCAGGCGGTGGCGATGGCGCCGCCGGCCAGGGCGAGGGTGGCGGGAATCTGGAACCAGCGCGATACGGTCATGGCGTGTGCTCTCGGGTTTGGGATGGGACCTGCTGCGCCCCGGCTGCAGCGTCGTCGACACCGGATTGATACCGGTGTCATTCGGTGGCCGCAGGGAGGCGATCGGCGGCCATGGCGTGGCCGGCGCGAATGCTAGGCGCGCCTTGGCGCGCTGCCGTTCGATGCCGCAGCCAAATCCCGGTTGTGGCGGAGCGATCACGGTTTGGCGCGGTAGGCGTTTCTAGGCACTGCGTCCGCCGGCACTGCTTGTGTGATGGATTGCTATGCTTGGGCGGAAGCGGATCCCAGGTCAGCCGGCGGCAGCGCTAGCGCTTCGCTCCGGCTGCTGCGTTGCGCCACGGCGCTGCGCGACGCCTGAGGGGTGTCGGGCCAGGATTCGGGGGATGGCGCCGGCGCCGGCAGCGTCGCTGAGGACGCGTTGCGCAAGCCGGGCCGCGCGCAGCGCCGATGCTTGCCTGGACATGGCGTGCGCGCGCACCGATGTATCTGCGCCGGCTCTGTCCATCGCGCGGACGGGCAGGGCGCGGCTCACTCCGGGATCAGGAAATTGCCCAGCGACTTGGGCGCGGCCTCGTCGGTGGCCGACAGCGCCGGCGTGTCAGCCTGGTCCTTCAGTTGCACGCCGGAGAGCTGCCGCCGGCACGCCTCGCGCATCAGCCAGGCCAGTTTGTGCGCGGCCTGCGCATAGCTCAGGCCGGCTTCGCGCACATTGGAGATGCAGTTGCGGCAGGCGTCGTTGAGGCCCACGCGCGGGGCGTAGGTGAAGTACAGGCCGAGGCTGTCCGGCGAACTGAGGCCGGGGCGCTCGCCGATCAGCACCACGCTCATGCGCGCGTCCAGCAGTTCGCCGATCTCGTCGCCGATCGCCACGCGCCCCTGTTCGACCAGCGCCACCGGCGCCAGCGTCCAGCCTTCGGCCGCGGCCAGCGCGTCGATGCGTTCCAGCATCGGCGTGGCATGGCGATGCACCGCCAGCGCCGACAGCCCGTCGGCCACCACCACGGCCAGGTCGTAGCTGCGGCGTTGCATGGCGATGCGGCCGCGCAGTTCGCTGGCCGCGTCCTCGCTCAGCCGCCGGCCCAGGTCGGGCCGCTGCAGGTAGACGTGGCGGTCGGCCGCGGCGCTGCGCAGCGCGACGTGATCGCGGCCACGCGCGTCCAGCGCCGCGGCCAGCGGCGCCGGATCGAAGCGCAGGTGCACCGCGTCGCGCGCCTGCGCATGCGCGAACTGGAAATCCAGCTGCGCCGCGGTCGGCAGGCTGGTGCCGGTGCGGCCCAGGGCGATGCGCGCCGGGGTCAGCCGGCGCAGCGCGGCCCAGAGATCGGCGCGGGCAGGGCGGTCGCTGTCGTCGTGCATGCGCGGCCCGCTCAACTCAGTTGCGCCAGCGCGCGCCGGAACGCGGCCGGCGGCTCGTGGCCGAGGCGGAAGCGGCCGTTGTCCAGGCGCAGGATGTCCAGCCGCTCCAGCCAGGCTTCGAACTCCGGCGCCGGACGCAGGCCCAGCGCCTGGCGCGCGTACAGCGCGTCGTGGAACGAGGTGGTCTGGTAGTTGAGCATCACGTCGTCGGAGCCGGGGATGCCCATGATGAAGTTGATCCCGGCGGTGCCGAGCAGGGTCAGCAGCACGTCCATGTCGTCCTGGTCGGCTTCGGCATGGTTGGTGTAGCAGATGTCGCAACCCATCGGCACGCCGAGCAGCTTGCCGCAGAAGTGGTCTTCCAGGCCGGCGCGGATGATCTGCTTGCCGTCGTACAGGTATTCGGGACCGATGAAGCCGACCACGGTGTTGACCAGCAGCGGCTTGAAGCGGCGCGCCACCGCGTAGGCGCGCACTTCGCAGGTCTGCTGGTCCACGCCGTGGTGCGCGTCGGCC
Proteins encoded:
- a CDS encoding TRZ/ATZ family hydrolase; the protein is MTSIPESCDLLIEAGYVVPIEPHAVVLEDHAVAVRGSEIVAVLPIAEARARFSAARTVSRPDAALLPGLVNAHTHNPMTLLRGIADDLPLMVWLQQHIWPVETAVIGPEFVADGTALAIAEMLRGGTTCANENYFFSDVQAAVYKQHGFRARVGTVIIDFPTAWAKTSDEYFERACEVHDQWRDDPLIGIAFAPHAPYTVNDANFERVRMLSDQLDVPVHLHTHETAQEIADSLKQYGQRPLARLDRLGLVNDRLIAVHMTQLTDAEIHLCAERGVSVVHCPESNLKLASGFCPACALQRAGVNLAIGTDGCASNNDLDMFSENRTAAILAKAVANDATALDAATTLRAATLGGARALGFGEKIGSIEVGKQADLICVDLSALETQPLHNVLSQLVYAAGRQQVSDVWIAGQRKLDQRVLVDMDTDALVANARQWRERIRSVHA
- the ubiG gene encoding bifunctional 2-polyprenyl-6-hydroxyphenol methylase/3-demethylubiquinol 3-O-methyltransferase UbiG — encoded protein: MTASASNTSANFDQAELDKFGALATRWWDADGPQKPLHALNPVRLRYVAERLPLRGASVLDVGCGGGLLSEALAKEGAQVTAIDLSPELVKVARLHQFESGVEVDYRVQSVEDLAAERPGSFDAITCMEMLEHVPDPAAIVRACATLLKPGGQLFLSTLNRTPAAFALAIVGAEYVARLLPTGTHRYQDFIKPAELAAWLRQAELQLHDVSGMLYEPWRNRARLSTRTEVNYLACAVKP
- a CDS encoding phosphoglycolate phosphatase; protein product: MPSDSRSQDRGAQPPQATASRNFPRAVLFDLDGTLLDSAPDLLAAANALLADRGRDALTLEQLRPVVSKGSRAMLGVAFPELPAAERDALIPDFLRQYERRIGRHSQLFDGIAALLQRLEDAGCVWGIVTNKPEYLARLILPQLGWERRCAVLIGGDTLAERKPHPLPLQVAAQRLDVPPQQVAYVGDDERDILAARAAGMASVAVLWGYRLDGEDPLAWRADALVAAPADLLDASAWPGASQLP
- a CDS encoding squalene/phytoene synthase family protein, whose translation is MSSTSALDAFLDKWRSRWPEWTVAETFVPAPQRIRAVAWFALLQEFDDILNIAGDPLPADAKLAWWGEELRSWAGQRSRHPLGRVLEPVAAPWAQLAEALPGLLASRAAAADPAHAYERLEAFALAAAQVECKVFEDQRDAAAALATQVLAQRLADAGIAAVPLSLRGGEAAQAQQRWAQALLQRWPRRVAGPRPRRIVSALARARIAQQASAARKPPSQMATLWRAWWAGLG
- a CDS encoding putative acyl-CoA thioester hydrolase, which encodes MTVSRWFQIPATLALAGGAIATAWALTGTASRPQLTSSEAANQTVAKHLAQAGTIGALTTDNWNPSAGVALLTADYAVAADGSTRYRTVQAAVDAAVAAGGTMRRYISVKPGTYKEVVCVPAAAPPITLFGLGSAPANTTISFGNANPTPKPSGSATHPCASNASSSTVGTSDSGTVTVRAAQFQARNLAIVNSYVEDTYASSNQSAVALALRGDKAVLENVALTGNQDTLLVSGGSANTVIRAFFKGGSIEGDTDFIFGSGVAVFSGSTIRYTAARRGANSGGVIFAPSTRPGSGYGFLAVASTFDAIGSPSANTVYLGRAWDESVGSLSNYVNGSSPNGKVVIRESSLGAHVRKSAPWNASTVGRPYCSSGCTQSANRFFEYANSGAGSAN
- the eutC gene encoding ethanolamine ammonia-lyase subunit EutC, with the protein product MHDDSDRPARADLWAALRRLTPARIALGRTGTSLPTAAQLDFQFAHAQARDAVHLRFDPAPLAAALDARGRDHVALRSAAADRHVYLQRPDLGRRLSEDAASELRGRIAMQRRSYDLAVVVADGLSALAVHRHATPMLERIDALAAAEGWTLAPVALVEQGRVAIGDEIGELLDARMSVVLIGERPGLSSPDSLGLYFTYAPRVGLNDACRNCISNVREAGLSYAQAAHKLAWLMREACRRQLSGVQLKDQADTPALSATDEAAPKSLGNFLIPE